ATTCTCCTGGGAGAGCCGCCTTGTAGTCGGCTTCAGGTCGAGGGCAACTCGCCAATTCTCCTGGGAGAGCCGACTTTTAGTCGGCTCCGGGTCGAGTACAACTCGACAATCCCAGGTGATGGTGTGGGGTTCTGGCAAGTTTTGTCAGGTACTCAGATCGTATAGTCAGATACAAAGCAAATAAAAACCCAAAGAGCCGAAAAACTGCACTTTGAGAGCATTAATCCTCAAGATTGGTGGATGAATCTCCATCGCCAATACCCAGGGCTTTCTTGCTATCTCTCAACTGCTTATAGAGTTTTTTAACCCGTTTATAAGCCTCATGGGGTGGTAATTTGCCACTGGTTTCTAAGGCGCAAATATAACCGATCTGCTGGGAAAACTCCTGAAGATTTGCATTAAATGCTAAATTTTGGGGTGTGAATTGACCACGGTAGGAGTGACGGGGAGTCAGAAAATTCTGGACTGAGGCGCGATCGCTGGATCCGGGGTGCCCAGACGGATCCTCATCCCAGTCCTGGTCCGATGGATGTTGATTCAAATGGGTCATATCATAAAATCCCTCTTTCCCTAGCAATACAAGCTATTTTTAAGACTATAGCGGCCATTGTAGAGTGCTTTGAGAAGATTGTCAGGCTGATAGCCAGAAGTCTACACGCCCCTACTGATAGCCGCGCCAGACCCCCACGAGGACTCCCTGCAATTCTACATAGTCCGCATCCACTTCAATGGGGGCATAGCGACGGTTCGCCGCCTCTAGGCGGATGACATTGCCAAACCGAAAGAAGCGCTTTAAAGTATTGCCTGCTCCCATCACCCGTGCAGCCACAATTTCCCCATCCCGTACCAAATCCGGTTGGCGCACCGGCTTCATGATCACCACATCCCCATCCTGGATCATTTCATCGATCATGCTGTCCCCATTCACCCGCAACGCATAATAGGTGGGCTGCATCACCAGACTGGTAATATCGAGCCGCCCCAGTTCATCGGTAAAGGGTTCAATCAGGGTACCCGCTGCAATTTCCCCCACAATGGGTATTCCTTGCTCTGCCAAAACCCGA
This region of Prochlorothrix hollandica PCC 9006 = CALU 1027 genomic DNA includes:
- a CDS encoding DUF7219 family protein; protein product: MNQHPSDQDWDEDPSGHPGSSDRASVQNFLTPRHSYRGQFTPQNLAFNANLQEFSQQIGYICALETSGKLPPHEAYKRVKKLYKQLRDSKKALGIGDGDSSTNLED
- the lexA gene encoding transcriptional repressor LexA, coding for MLPPLTVAQEQLYDWLVKYIHENQHPPSIRQMMKAMGLKSPAPVQSRLKHLQKKGYIDWNEGKARTIRVLAEQGIPIVGEIAAGTLIEPFTDELGRLDITSLVMQPTYYALRVNGDSMIDEMIQDGDVVIMKPVRQPDLVRDGEIVAARVMGAGNTLKRFFRFGNVIRLEAANRRYAPIEVDADYVELQGVLVGVWRGYQ